The Prosthecobacter debontii genome segment ACGGCCCAAGAACGCATCGATGAAGCGATGGCCGAGTCCTTTCCTGCCAGCGATCCCCCTTCCTGGACCTCTGGGGTGAAGCATAAGGAAGACGACCTCACCGAAGACAGCTCAAACTAGAGCGTGTTATGAACTTTGAAAAGGCGCTGTACAATGGGTGAAAGAGTGAGCATAAGCTTGGGATGGCAGCCAAGACCGTGAAACCCAAGCCTCCGTATCCCACCGATGTCAGCGATGAAGAGTGGCAGTTCTGCCGCCCTTACCTTGAACTCATGACGGAAGAGGCTCCGCAACGGGAGCACTCCTTGCGCGATGTGTTCAATGCCGTTCGTTATGTCGTCCGGGCTGGTTGCCCTTGGAGAATGCTGCCCCATGACCTGCCGCCTTGGGCCATTGTTTACCAGCAATGGCAGCGCTGGATCAAGGCTGGGTGCTTGGAGGCCATGGC includes the following:
- a CDS encoding transposase; translated protein: MAAKTVKPKPPYPTDVSDEEWQFCRPYLELMTEEAPQREHSLRDVFNAVRYVVRAGCPWRMLPHDLPPWAIVYQQWQRWIKAGCLEAMA